A genomic segment from Terriglobia bacterium encodes:
- a CDS encoding rhomboid family intramembrane serine protease, which produces MPKCLKCGAELVVNEEGVAPVLCDRCAGRATSRARSMLTTGTLRDYPATCILLAINLAVYVAMVVSGVGMFSPSGLALIRWGGNFGPLTTGGEYWRLVTAGFLHSGLIHIGMNMWALWFLGPLSERLFGKWQTFLIYMLTGVGGALLSIGYAPDRLEVGASGALFGIAGAIVAGLKFGELPVREKQRRSLLGSVGLFIVFSLVMGMNSPNTDNMCHLGGFVTGLIIGLPLGAFARNHKLLQLATILVTAGILVAAGHELSVRNGGQGRLYRAELAFQERNYPKAIEILEADVAARPDDDEAMVLLGDAYMMLHQQNKAISLYQQALKVNPNSKDAQQALKELQDESLQQEDSPAKK; this is translated from the coding sequence ATGCCCAAATGCCTGAAATGCGGCGCTGAACTCGTCGTAAACGAAGAAGGAGTGGCGCCGGTCCTGTGCGACCGCTGCGCCGGACGCGCTACCAGCCGCGCGCGCAGCATGCTGACCACCGGCACGCTGCGCGACTATCCGGCGACCTGCATTCTGCTGGCCATCAACCTGGCGGTGTACGTGGCCATGGTGGTATCTGGTGTGGGAATGTTTTCGCCCAGCGGGCTGGCGCTGATCCGATGGGGCGGAAACTTTGGCCCGCTTACCACCGGCGGCGAATACTGGAGGCTGGTGACCGCCGGGTTTTTGCACAGCGGTTTGATCCACATCGGAATGAACATGTGGGCCCTGTGGTTTCTAGGACCGCTCTCCGAGCGCCTGTTCGGCAAATGGCAGACATTCCTGATTTACATGCTCACCGGCGTGGGTGGAGCGCTGCTCAGCATCGGCTATGCGCCGGACCGGCTTGAGGTGGGGGCTTCCGGAGCGCTCTTCGGCATCGCTGGGGCCATTGTGGCCGGCTTGAAGTTCGGAGAATTGCCTGTCCGCGAAAAACAGCGGCGATCTTTGCTGGGCTCGGTTGGCCTGTTCATCGTCTTCAGTCTGGTGATGGGGATGAATTCCCCCAATACTGACAACATGTGCCACCTGGGTGGCTTTGTGACCGGACTGATCATCGGATTGCCGCTGGGAGCATTCGCCCGCAATCACAAACTGCTGCAACTGGCCACGATCCTGGTGACCGCGGGGATCCTGGTTGCAGCCGGACACGAATTGTCAGTCCGTAACGGTGGCCAGGGGCGGCTCTACCGGGCGGAGCTGGCCTTTCAGGAAAGAAACTATCCCAAGGCCATTGAGATTTTGGAAGCCGACGTGGCGGCGCGGCCGGACGATGATGAAGCTATGGTCCTGCTGGGCGACGCCTACATGATGCTGCACCAGCAGAACAAGGCGATTTCCCTGTACCAGCAGGC